From a single Granulicella aggregans genomic region:
- a CDS encoding sigma-70 family RNA polymerase sigma factor, producing MTLLAWKRAAPEQAESTRSFEEMAEPLLPALYNLASWLARVPADAEDLVQETYLKGLRGYAGFEAGSNFKAWIFRILRNTFLTSKTGLETRRTIALEDELSGTEVVPDGAVEWATPESLFLQMSDRAAVEAAMEQLPAPLLEVILLCDVEEMKYREIATVLEIPMGTVMSRIARARRQLREELLKDVARGVRR from the coding sequence ATGACGTTATTAGCGTGGAAGCGTGCCGCGCCTGAACAGGCGGAATCGACCCGAAGCTTTGAGGAGATGGCGGAGCCGCTGCTGCCTGCGCTCTACAACCTCGCTTCGTGGCTGGCGCGCGTTCCTGCCGATGCCGAGGACCTGGTGCAGGAGACATATCTAAAGGGGTTGCGCGGTTATGCCGGGTTCGAGGCTGGCAGCAACTTCAAGGCGTGGATCTTTCGCATCTTGAGGAACACCTTTCTGACTTCGAAGACGGGGCTTGAAACGCGGCGGACCATTGCGCTCGAAGATGAGTTGAGCGGAACTGAGGTCGTCCCGGATGGAGCGGTTGAGTGGGCGACGCCGGAGAGCCTCTTCCTGCAGATGAGCGATCGGGCCGCGGTGGAGGCGGCGATGGAGCAGTTGCCCGCACCGCTGCTCGAGGTGATTTTGCTGTGCGATGTGGAGGAGATGAAGTACCGCGAGATTGCCACGGTGCTGGAGATTCCTATGGGCACGGTGATGTCGCGCATCGCGCGCGCGAGGCGGCAGCTACGGGAGGAACTATTGAAGGACGTTGCGAGAGGCGTGCGGAGATGA
- a CDS encoding anti-sigma factor family protein, with amino-acid sequence MMEHLSDESMSALADGELSSQEMATATAHLASCAECTTDALTRMMLKQTTAQVGRRYTLPDDLRARLGNSRDAKPTASRGVWRQWAVAAALFVAFAGMGWWRLTPQKIEQGLATEITDQHVATMAASAAPEVLSSDRHTVKPWFQGKIPFSFNVPEGLPEGTTLEGANLTYVGHRPAAQLIYSVGKHRASVFLMEKAGSEAGGATEVRASGFHILDSHAAGLEVVAVSDVEMAKLKELVVAVDGAQR; translated from the coding sequence ATGATGGAACATCTATCGGATGAGTCGATGAGCGCGTTGGCTGACGGCGAGCTGTCTTCGCAGGAGATGGCGACTGCGACGGCCCATCTTGCGAGTTGCGCGGAGTGCACCACGGACGCACTGACAAGGATGATGCTGAAGCAGACGACGGCGCAGGTGGGGCGGCGGTATACGTTGCCCGACGATTTGCGCGCACGATTAGGTAACAGTCGTGACGCGAAGCCCACTGCGAGCCGCGGGGTTTGGAGGCAGTGGGCGGTTGCGGCGGCCCTGTTCGTTGCGTTCGCAGGCATGGGATGGTGGCGTCTCACCCCGCAGAAGATCGAGCAGGGGCTGGCGACGGAGATTACAGATCAGCATGTAGCAACGATGGCTGCAAGCGCAGCACCGGAGGTGTTGTCTTCCGACCGGCACACGGTGAAGCCATGGTTCCAGGGGAAGATCCCGTTCAGCTTCAACGTGCCGGAAGGATTGCCTGAAGGGACGACGCTGGAGGGGGCGAACCTGACTTATGTTGGGCATCGTCCGGCGGCGCAGTTGATCTATAGCGTGGGCAAGCATCGGGCCTCGGTTTTCCTGATGGAGAAGGCTGGATCAGAGGCTGGGGGTGCTACGGAGGTGCGGGCCTCAGGGTTTCATATTTTGGACTCGCATGCTGCGGGGCTTGAGGTTGTTGCGGTGAGTGATGTGGAGATGGCGAAGCTGAAGGAGTTAGTGGTGGCGGTCGATGGGGCGCAGCGGTGA
- a CDS encoding DUF817 domain-containing protein, producing MGGNVYPQPSPSPPTMLAYTKSRFHAVRVRFENHVPTSPLNARLWEFFLFTFKQAWACLFGGTLLTLVLLTKLFYPPHAFLARYDFLFLVALAIQALLLILRMETVREAKIILVFHIVGTVMELFKTQLGFWQYPEASFFRLGHVPLFSGFMYASVGSFIARITRIFDLRFTRYPSAKATSVLAILIYANFFTHHYLPDIRYLLFLFIAILFGPTWIYYRPYQKHRRMPLLLGFCLVALFIWLAENIGTFANIWVYPNQHNGWHVVHFQKFGSWLLLMIISFILVTLVHKPRPPVATEYQQP from the coding sequence ATGGGTGGGAACGTATACCCTCAACCCAGTCCCTCTCCACCCACCATGCTCGCTTACACAAAATCCCGCTTCCACGCGGTCCGCGTCCGCTTCGAGAACCACGTCCCCACCAGTCCGCTCAACGCGCGCCTATGGGAGTTCTTCCTCTTCACCTTCAAGCAAGCCTGGGCATGCCTCTTCGGCGGGACGCTCCTCACCCTCGTCCTCCTCACAAAGCTCTTTTATCCCCCTCACGCATTCCTCGCCCGCTATGACTTCCTCTTCCTCGTAGCCCTCGCCATCCAGGCACTCCTGCTTATCCTCCGCATGGAGACCGTCCGCGAAGCCAAGATTATCTTGGTCTTCCACATCGTCGGCACGGTCATGGAGCTCTTCAAGACACAGCTCGGCTTCTGGCAGTATCCCGAGGCAAGCTTCTTTCGTCTCGGCCATGTTCCACTCTTCTCCGGCTTCATGTACGCCTCGGTAGGCAGCTTCATCGCCCGCATCACCCGCATCTTCGACCTCCGCTTCACCCGCTACCCCAGCGCGAAAGCCACGTCAGTCCTGGCGATTCTCATCTATGCCAACTTCTTCACCCACCACTACCTTCCCGACATCCGCTACCTGCTCTTCCTCTTCATCGCGATCCTCTTCGGCCCCACATGGATCTACTACCGGCCTTATCAGAAGCACCGTCGCATGCCGCTGCTGCTCGGCTTCTGCCTGGTTGCCCTCTTCATCTGGCTCGCAGAAAACATCGGCACCTTCGCCAACATATGGGTCTACCCCAACCAGCACAACGGCTGGCACGTAGTCCACTTCCAGAAATTCGGGAGCTGGCTTCTGCTGATGATCATCAGCTTCATCCTGGTCACTCTCGTCCACAAGCCACGCCCACCTGTGGCGACCGAATACCAGCAGCCTTGA
- a CDS encoding metallophosphoesterase family protein, producing the protein MSDQHLPEPVPENPATTPSSDGIDRRNFLSCMAWAGTGLIWSMVGGVPTSKLFAATPSSHAAAQSSFSFVQISDSHIGFNKPANQDVTGTLKLAIDKINALSVRPELLLHTGDITHSAKPAEFDTAQQLIKSAKAGETFYVPGEHDFASDDGAQYKARFGKGTLGTGWYSFNHRGVHFIGLNNCLQIDALGKLGPDQLAWLKQDLAGLSASTPIVVFAHIPLWMVYPEWGWATQDGAEALSYLKRFGSVTVLNGHIHQVVQKVEGNVAFHTATSTAFPQPAPGKAPSAGPMMVPAGKLRSVLGITEVQYIAKHSHLAIVDASLAENA; encoded by the coding sequence ATGAGCGATCAACATCTACCGGAACCAGTGCCGGAGAACCCAGCAACCACCCCATCATCCGACGGCATCGACCGCCGCAACTTCCTGTCCTGCATGGCCTGGGCCGGAACCGGCCTTATCTGGAGTATGGTGGGCGGCGTCCCCACCTCGAAGCTCTTCGCCGCCACGCCATCCAGCCATGCTGCCGCGCAAAGCAGCTTCAGCTTCGTTCAAATCAGCGACAGCCATATCGGCTTCAATAAGCCAGCGAACCAGGACGTCACGGGAACGCTGAAGCTGGCCATCGACAAGATCAACGCGCTCTCCGTCAGGCCGGAACTCCTGCTGCATACCGGCGACATCACCCACTCCGCCAAGCCCGCGGAGTTCGACACCGCCCAGCAACTCATCAAGTCCGCTAAGGCAGGCGAGACCTTCTACGTCCCCGGCGAACACGACTTCGCCTCCGACGACGGTGCCCAGTACAAAGCACGTTTCGGCAAAGGAACGCTGGGCACCGGCTGGTATAGCTTCAATCATCGCGGCGTCCACTTTATCGGCCTGAATAACTGTCTCCAGATCGACGCGCTCGGCAAGCTTGGCCCGGATCAGCTCGCATGGCTCAAGCAGGACCTCGCCGGCCTCTCTGCGTCGACACCGATAGTCGTCTTCGCCCACATCCCCTTGTGGATGGTTTACCCCGAGTGGGGCTGGGCAACGCAGGATGGAGCTGAAGCTCTCAGCTATCTCAAGCGCTTTGGCTCTGTCACTGTCCTCAACGGCCACATCCATCAGGTGGTGCAGAAGGTCGAAGGCAACGTCGCCTTCCACACCGCCACATCGACGGCCTTCCCCCAACCAGCGCCCGGCAAAGCTCCCAGCGCAGGCCCGATGATGGTACCTGCGGGCAAGCTCCGCAGCGTCCTCGGCATCACCGAAGTACAGTACATCGCGAAACACTCTCATCTCGCCATCGTCGATGCGTCGCTTGCGGAGAACGCATGA
- a CDS encoding heme-binding domain-containing protein, with product MKLRTAVLAWITALPASLLLARVHPFGDAGLFAATHPAHPTSIPPQADAILSAKCVDCHSEQTRPHLYGRFAPISWLMERDIVEGRKHLDLTAWDTYTPDRQQTLQSLILKEVRSNEMPLPQYRIIHPDSAMTAADIEALTSWAHASTSNELPSATTEGDSAAGKLVFEKRCTGCHALDQSHEGPKLRGVFGKPSAQVAGFDYSPALKSSHIIWNETTLDKWLTDPDAFAPGNNMSFGIPKPQERKDLIRFLKDSR from the coding sequence ATGAAACTCCGCACCGCCGTTCTCGCCTGGATCACTGCATTGCCAGCCTCGCTGCTTCTGGCCCGCGTCCATCCTTTCGGGGACGCGGGCCTCTTCGCCGCAACTCACCCCGCGCATCCCACCTCGATACCGCCGCAAGCGGACGCGATCCTCTCAGCCAAGTGCGTCGACTGCCACTCCGAGCAGACCCGCCCGCATCTCTATGGCCGATTTGCTCCCATATCCTGGCTGATGGAGCGCGACATCGTCGAAGGCCGCAAACATCTCGATCTCACAGCCTGGGACACCTACACCCCCGACAGGCAACAGACCCTCCAGTCACTCATCCTCAAAGAGGTCAGATCGAACGAGATGCCGTTGCCGCAGTACCGCATCATCCACCCCGACTCCGCGATGACTGCTGCGGACATCGAGGCTCTTACTTCCTGGGCCCATGCTTCCACCTCAAATGAGCTGCCATCCGCGACCACCGAAGGCGATTCTGCTGCGGGCAAGCTCGTCTTCGAGAAGCGCTGCACCGGCTGCCACGCGCTCGACCAAAGTCACGAAGGGCCGAAGCTGCGAGGAGTCTTCGGCAAACCTTCCGCGCAGGTCGCGGGCTTCGACTACTCGCCGGCGCTCAAAAGCTCGCACATCATCTGGAACGAGACCACGCTCGACAAATGGCTCACCGACCCTGACGCGTTTGCTCCGGGCAACAACATGAGCTTCGGTATCCCGAAACCGCAGGAGCGCAAGGACCTCATCCGATTCCTGAAGGACTCTCGCTGA